The segment AAGCTGACTGTAGCTCATACTGGCTATTTGGATAAGGAAAAAGGCTCTAGAAATATACCGATTCTTCATCAAGAGCTTGAGAAGTATCCCAATGATGCCTACTACCATTATCAACTTGGGAAGGAATACAGATTAAAACGAGAATTTCAACAATCTTGGCTGTACTTGATGAAGGCGTACAAGCTAGCGGATGATCGTTATGCCTATTACAACCAGCTCATATTGGAGCTATTGCAAACAGGGAAGGAACTGGCTGATAAAGGCACCATCTCTGTAATTGTTGAAAACGAGATAAAGCTTAAACATGTTACAGATTTTCATTTTTATAAAGGGCTGTTTTATCTAGATTATTGCCTAAAGCACTTGGAAGAAGCGATAAACCTGCTTCCTAATATTGAAGCAAGCTTCCTGGAATGTATTGCGATTAGCAAGAAAAAGCATATCGAATATCTATCAGGAACGGCCAGCTTTCTAGCGCTTTACAATTTAGGCGTTTATTATGAAGCAATTGGCGCTGTACCAAATGCTAAAAGGTATTATATGGAGTCTGCTAAA is part of the Niallia taxi genome and harbors:
- a CDS encoding glycosyltransferase family 2 protein, with product MKISLAMIVKNEEKSVTKCILNAKKIVDEIVVVDTGSTDSTLKVLKEFSHINLFRFQWENDFSKARNFAIEQCTGDYILVLDADEYVTFGKRSELEKIMKQHQIGRMKIVSKFKKDGQVYEASSYISRFFPKEVRFTGAIHEQLESNLPRVDMKLTVAHTGYLDKEKGSRNIPILHQELEKYPNDAYYHYQLGKEYRLKREFQQSWLYLMKAYKLADDRYAYYNQLILELLQTGKELADKGTISVIVENEIKLKHVTDFHFYKGLFYLDYCLKHLEEAINLLPNIEASFLECIAISKKKHIEYLSGTASFLALYNLGVYYEAIGAVPNAKRYYMESAKLGYEPAKTRLSAM